A single region of the Halopiger xanaduensis SH-6 genome encodes:
- a CDS encoding DUF5786 family protein, with protein MGFGSYDESEQQQQTNDDDDNAEAVNIHENDHNGEMSFESDVSTDELVSQLGSMKDEADDEA; from the coding sequence ATGGGTTTTGGTAGCTACGACGAATCCGAGCAGCAGCAACAGACGAACGACGACGATGACAACGCTGAAGCTGTAAACATCCACGAGAACGACCACAACGGGGAAATGTCCTTCGAGTCGGACGTCTCGACCGACGAACTCGTCTCCCAGCTCGGCTCGATGAAGGACGAAGCCGACGACGAAGCGTAA
- a CDS encoding DUF7563 family protein has translation MSTEPSDAKWTPMTSREHTSAPRCVNCGNQVTRQFARVFGDNRDVVHACPDCATYREMKTSDFIPEEAR, from the coding sequence ATGTCGACGGAACCATCCGACGCGAAGTGGACGCCGATGACGTCTCGAGAACACACGAGCGCCCCCCGCTGCGTCAACTGTGGGAACCAGGTGACCCGGCAGTTCGCGCGCGTCTTCGGGGACAACCGCGACGTCGTCCACGCCTGTCCCGACTGCGCAACGTACCGCGAAATGAAGACGTCCGATTTCATCCCCGAAGAAGCCAGATAA
- the glmS gene encoding glutamine--fructose-6-phosphate transaminase (isomerizing), with translation MCGIIGHVGDGNALETLLTGLENLEYRGYDSAGVAIQNGSGIDVEKRSGKVEELKEAIDDPLEGDVGIGHTRWSTHGPPTDENAHPHTDGTEDVAVVHNGIIENYATLKEWLQAKGHEFTSDTDTEVIPHLIQYYLDSGLDNEAAFRKAVEDLEGSYAVTAMLSDEHVLYAARKGSPLVVGVEDDEFFLASDVPAFLEYTDSVVYLEDGDVVVVDESGVEFTDLDGNPIAREPETVEWDPEQAGKGEYDHFMLKEIHEQPTSLAQAIEGRIDPENGRIALDGFEPGAFEEIDSVQLIACGTSYHAALYGSLALNQAGVESTALLANEYSVAAPPVDEDTLVIAVTQSGETADTLNALRQAKSEGADTLTVTNVVGSTAAREADDALFIRAGPEIGVAATKTFSSQAVMLTLLAQRIADDAAGEPAADLEALLPDLAAMPEQIEGILADSDAEWIASRYQDSRSYFFIGRGLGYPVALEGALKFKEITYEHAEGFASGELKHGPLALVTPETPVFAVFTGEEDEKTLKNAEEAQTRGAPVVAVCPDDHRAVEVADAHLEIPETDPDLAGLLANVQLQLVSYYAADLLDRPIDKPRNLAKSVTVE, from the coding sequence ATGTGTGGAATAATCGGCCACGTCGGCGACGGCAACGCGCTCGAGACGCTGCTGACCGGCCTCGAGAACCTCGAGTACCGTGGGTACGATTCGGCCGGCGTCGCGATCCAGAACGGCTCCGGCATCGACGTCGAGAAACGCTCCGGGAAGGTCGAGGAGCTGAAGGAAGCGATCGACGACCCGCTCGAGGGCGACGTCGGCATCGGCCACACGCGCTGGTCGACCCACGGGCCGCCGACGGACGAGAACGCCCACCCCCACACCGACGGCACCGAGGACGTCGCGGTCGTGCACAACGGGATCATCGAGAACTACGCGACACTCAAGGAGTGGCTCCAGGCCAAGGGCCACGAGTTTACGAGCGACACCGACACCGAAGTCATCCCGCATCTCATTCAGTACTATCTCGACTCGGGACTGGACAACGAAGCCGCGTTCCGGAAGGCGGTCGAGGACCTCGAAGGAAGCTACGCCGTGACCGCGATGCTCTCGGACGAGCACGTCCTCTACGCCGCCCGTAAGGGCTCCCCGCTGGTCGTCGGCGTCGAGGACGACGAGTTCTTCCTCGCCAGCGACGTCCCCGCCTTCCTCGAGTACACCGACAGCGTCGTCTACCTCGAGGACGGCGACGTCGTCGTCGTCGACGAGAGCGGCGTCGAGTTCACCGACCTCGACGGAAATCCGATCGCGCGCGAGCCCGAGACCGTCGAGTGGGATCCCGAACAGGCCGGGAAGGGCGAGTACGACCACTTCATGTTAAAGGAGATCCACGAGCAGCCCACCTCGCTGGCGCAGGCGATCGAGGGTCGGATCGATCCCGAGAACGGCCGGATCGCGCTCGACGGCTTCGAGCCGGGCGCGTTCGAGGAGATCGACAGCGTCCAGCTGATCGCCTGCGGCACCTCCTACCACGCGGCGCTGTACGGCTCGCTCGCGCTGAACCAGGCCGGCGTCGAGTCGACGGCGCTGCTGGCCAACGAGTACAGCGTCGCCGCGCCGCCGGTCGACGAGGACACCCTCGTCATCGCCGTCACGCAGAGCGGCGAAACCGCCGACACGCTCAACGCGCTCCGCCAGGCCAAATCGGAGGGGGCGGACACCCTCACCGTCACGAACGTCGTCGGGTCGACGGCCGCCCGCGAGGCCGACGACGCGCTGTTCATCCGCGCCGGCCCCGAGATCGGCGTCGCCGCGACCAAGACCTTCTCCTCGCAGGCGGTCATGCTCACGCTGCTGGCCCAGCGGATCGCCGACGACGCCGCCGGCGAACCCGCGGCCGACCTCGAGGCGCTGCTGCCCGACCTCGCGGCGATGCCCGAGCAGATCGAGGGGATACTCGCCGACTCCGACGCGGAGTGGATCGCCAGCCGCTACCAGGACAGCCGGTCGTACTTCTTCATCGGCCGCGGGCTCGGCTACCCCGTCGCGCTCGAGGGCGCCCTGAAGTTCAAGGAGATCACCTACGAGCACGCCGAGGGATTCGCCTCCGGCGAACTCAAGCACGGCCCGCTGGCGCTGGTGACGCCGGAGACGCCGGTCTTCGCGGTCTTCACCGGCGAAGAAGACGAGAAGACCCTGAAAAACGCCGAGGAGGCCCAGACCCGCGGCGCGCCGGTGGTCGCGGTCTGTCCCGACGACCACCGGGCGGTCGAGGTCGCGGACGCCCACCTCGAGATTCCCGAGACCGACCCCGACCTCGCCGGGCTGCTGGCGAACGTCCAGCTCCAGCTCGTCTCCTACTACGCGGCCGACCTGCTGGATCGACCGATCGACAAACCCCGTAATCTCGCGAAGAGCGTCACGGTCGAGTAA
- a CDS encoding cation:proton antiporter — translation MVQPLLTDVGLPLEQPVLVFTVAMAVFLVGPLLVKRLGQPGIVGVVLFGAAIGPDALEFVSHSDAIVLLGEVGLIYLLFTVGLELDMQGFKEAPENAAIFGLTSFGLPFVVGAAVVYAVLGLNLWAALLLASVFASHTLLAYPIVNRLGVTKNRAVAAVFGGILFTDTLALIVLAIVTGAVGGDLTPWLFARVGLSLVVLFGAALFVLPPVSRRFFQTFSEESYFEFLFVMVAIFATASLAELLELAPILGAFIAGIALNRQIPEGGTLMNRIEFVGNAFFIPFFLLHVGMFVDPTVILDGLETLWIAAVITGIMFATKWAAAWLVAAVQDYTPTERTVIFGLSTGQAAAALAITLIGYDLGLFGAAVLNAVVLMLVVTAVLSPWLTERSATALALERDVAGDDGTKDPTILLPLSHDADLQRRLVELALVIKGDRSAEPIHVLTVVQPDRDDDATEREIAAVTEDLEKLAAEGSAAEVPVETEARVNHNVASGIVQGAVEVQADQIVMGWDAARSFRHRIFGSIIDQVLEGTNRPVLVSRLGHPINTTRRIHVVVPIGVDHHEGFYEAVHLVKHLAATLGAELNVIVVDGSAHQFEHLFELVDEEAAAEFESIDGWARLIPRLEAATDDDDLIVALSPRRGDVGWRPELEGLPAQLAELPPASFIAIHPRRGKPEYDRQYLRFK, via the coding sequence ATGGTTCAGCCGCTACTCACCGACGTCGGACTCCCGCTCGAGCAGCCGGTGCTGGTCTTTACGGTCGCGATGGCGGTGTTTCTGGTCGGCCCGTTGCTGGTCAAGCGCCTCGGGCAGCCGGGCATCGTCGGCGTCGTCCTCTTCGGCGCGGCGATCGGCCCGGACGCCCTCGAGTTCGTCAGCCACTCGGACGCGATCGTCCTCCTGGGCGAGGTCGGCCTGATCTACCTGCTGTTTACCGTCGGCCTCGAACTCGACATGCAGGGGTTCAAGGAGGCGCCCGAGAACGCGGCGATCTTCGGCCTGACGAGTTTCGGGCTGCCGTTCGTCGTCGGCGCCGCGGTCGTCTACGCGGTGCTCGGCCTGAACCTCTGGGCCGCGCTGTTGCTCGCGTCGGTCTTCGCCTCGCACACGCTGCTGGCGTACCCGATCGTCAACCGGCTCGGCGTGACGAAAAACCGCGCGGTCGCGGCCGTCTTCGGCGGCATCCTCTTTACCGATACGCTGGCACTGATCGTGCTCGCGATCGTCACCGGCGCCGTCGGCGGCGATCTGACGCCGTGGCTGTTCGCACGGGTCGGCCTCTCGCTGGTCGTCCTGTTCGGCGCGGCGCTGTTCGTGCTCCCGCCGGTTTCGCGGCGGTTCTTCCAGACGTTCAGCGAGGAAAGCTACTTCGAGTTTCTGTTCGTGATGGTCGCCATCTTCGCCACCGCGAGCCTCGCCGAACTGCTCGAACTCGCGCCGATCCTCGGGGCGTTCATCGCCGGCATCGCCTTAAACCGGCAGATTCCGGAGGGCGGCACCCTGATGAACCGAATCGAGTTCGTGGGGAACGCCTTCTTCATCCCCTTCTTCCTGCTGCACGTCGGGATGTTCGTCGATCCGACGGTCATCCTCGACGGCCTCGAGACGCTGTGGATCGCCGCCGTCATCACGGGGATCATGTTCGCCACGAAGTGGGCCGCCGCCTGGCTCGTCGCCGCGGTACAGGACTACACGCCGACCGAGCGCACCGTCATTTTCGGGCTCTCGACCGGCCAGGCCGCGGCCGCGCTGGCGATCACGCTCATCGGCTACGACCTCGGGTTGTTCGGCGCCGCCGTGCTCAACGCCGTCGTCCTGATGCTGGTCGTCACCGCCGTGCTGAGCCCCTGGCTCACCGAGCGGAGCGCCACGGCGCTGGCCCTCGAACGCGACGTCGCCGGCGACGACGGGACGAAAGATCCCACGATCTTACTGCCGCTGTCGCACGATGCGGACCTGCAGCGGCGGCTCGTGGAGCTGGCCCTCGTCATCAAGGGCGACCGCAGCGCCGAGCCGATCCACGTGCTGACCGTCGTCCAGCCCGACCGGGACGACGATGCGACCGAACGCGAGATCGCCGCGGTTACCGAGGACCTCGAGAAGCTGGCCGCCGAGGGCAGCGCGGCGGAGGTCCCGGTCGAAACCGAAGCGCGGGTCAACCACAACGTCGCCTCGGGAATCGTTCAGGGCGCCGTCGAGGTGCAGGCAGACCAGATCGTCATGGGCTGGGACGCCGCGCGGAGCTTCCGCCACCGGATCTTCGGCAGCATCATCGATCAGGTGCTCGAGGGGACGAACCGGCCCGTGCTGGTCTCGCGGCTCGGCCACCCGATCAATACGACGCGGCGCATCCACGTGGTCGTCCCCATCGGCGTCGACCACCACGAGGGATTCTACGAGGCCGTCCACCTCGTCAAGCATCTCGCGGCGACGCTGGGCGCCGAACTGAACGTGATCGTCGTCGACGGTTCGGCCCACCAGTTCGAGCACCTGTTCGAGCTGGTCGACGAGGAGGCCGCCGCCGAGTTCGAGTCGATCGACGGCTGGGCGCGGCTCATCCCGCGCCTCGAGGCCGCGACCGACGACGACGATCTCATCGTCGCGCTCTCGCCGCGCCGCGGCGACGTCGGCTGGCGGCCCGAACTCGAGGGGCTGCCGGCCCAGTTGGCCGAACTCCCGCCGGCGTCGTTCATCGCGATCCATCCCCGGCGCGGGAAGCCCGAGTACGACCGGCAGTACCTCCGGTTCAAGTAG
- the glmU gene encoding bifunctional sugar-1-phosphate nucleotidylyltransferase/acetyltransferase, which translates to MKAVVLTAGEGTRIRPLSASVPKPMLPVADRPLAAHTVDAAVDAGADEIVLVVGYRAETVRDYFGSEYRGVPVSYAVQEEQAGTADAVNAAREHLEGPFAVLNGDNLYDPAAIDRLFEACPAVCAVEVDEPSNYGVLSTTDGTITDIVEKPADPPTNLANAGAYAFPADAREWLDVPASERGEHEITDVLGRVIDEYAVTPVTLERWMDVGRPWELLEANEWKIGELERRLDGAVSDDAHLEGDVVVEEGATVKPGVVIEGPALIRSGATVGPNAYVRGATLIDEGAKVGNGVEVKNSVLSPGATVGHLSYVGDSVLGRDVNFGAGTTVANLRHDEADIEFTVKGDRVSTGRRKFGVVAGDDAKTGINTSLTPGLKLDTGATTTPGEVVERDR; encoded by the coding sequence ATGAAAGCTGTCGTTCTCACGGCGGGTGAAGGGACGCGGATCAGACCGCTCTCCGCGTCAGTGCCGAAACCGATGCTGCCCGTCGCCGATCGACCGCTCGCCGCCCACACCGTCGACGCGGCCGTCGACGCCGGCGCGGACGAGATCGTCCTCGTCGTCGGCTACCGGGCCGAGACGGTGCGAGACTACTTCGGATCCGAATACCGGGGCGTCCCCGTCAGCTACGCCGTTCAAGAGGAACAGGCCGGCACCGCCGACGCGGTCAACGCCGCGCGCGAGCACCTCGAGGGTCCCTTCGCCGTCCTCAACGGCGACAACCTCTACGATCCGGCCGCGATCGACCGCCTCTTCGAGGCCTGTCCGGCCGTCTGCGCCGTCGAGGTCGACGAGCCGAGCAACTACGGCGTGCTGAGCACGACCGACGGGACGATCACCGACATCGTCGAGAAACCGGCCGATCCGCCGACGAACCTCGCCAACGCCGGCGCGTACGCCTTCCCCGCGGACGCCCGGGAGTGGCTCGACGTGCCCGCGAGCGAGCGCGGCGAACACGAGATCACGGACGTCCTCGGCCGGGTTATCGACGAGTACGCCGTCACGCCGGTCACCCTCGAGCGGTGGATGGACGTCGGCCGCCCCTGGGAACTGCTCGAGGCCAACGAGTGGAAGATCGGCGAGCTCGAGCGGCGCCTCGACGGCGCGGTGAGCGACGACGCCCACCTCGAGGGAGACGTGGTCGTCGAGGAGGGTGCAACGGTGAAGCCGGGCGTCGTGATCGAGGGGCCGGCGCTGATCCGCTCGGGAGCGACCGTGGGGCCGAACGCGTACGTCCGCGGGGCGACGCTGATCGACGAGGGCGCGAAGGTCGGCAACGGCGTCGAGGTGAAAAACAGCGTGCTCTCGCCGGGCGCGACCGTGGGCCACCTCTCGTACGTCGGCGACAGCGTCCTCGGCCGAGACGTCAACTTCGGCGCGGGGACGACCGTCGCGAACCTGCGCCACGACGAGGCCGACATCGAGTTCACAGTCAAGGGCGATCGCGTCTCGACCGGCCGCCGGAAGTTCGGCGTCGTCGCCGGCGACGACGCGAAGACGGGAATCAACACGAGCCTCACGCCGGGGCTGAAACTCGATACGGGCGCGACGACGACGCCCGGCGAAGTCGTCGAACGGGATCGATAA
- a CDS encoding helix-turn-helix domain-containing protein, with protein MSIDLSDVESAARTDPDAEAADASAETDAEAPTDAAADVERTGVRSEADGGIVAQLRLDHADLFLRPTLRRATDVTVEPEYWTSVENDRTFVFLTVYGAEFDAFEAALEADPTAADPVLVDRYTDRRVYRIAVADRTLTFVERTAAVGGRLLEMTSCRDGWCVQLRFPSRDDLVSFNEYCRDRGISLTVDHLRVSDDQDDGVVALTEKQQELLAVAHEEGYFDVPRGISQDELADRLGVSKSAVSQRLRRAIGELCESTLSRR; from the coding sequence GTGAGCATCGATCTCTCCGACGTCGAGTCCGCCGCTCGAACCGACCCGGACGCCGAGGCGGCCGACGCGTCCGCGGAGACCGATGCCGAGGCGCCGACCGACGCCGCGGCCGACGTCGAGCGCACCGGCGTCCGCTCCGAAGCCGACGGCGGCATCGTCGCGCAGCTCCGGCTCGACCACGCCGACCTCTTCCTCCGCCCCACCCTCCGACGCGCGACCGACGTCACCGTCGAACCGGAGTACTGGACCAGCGTCGAAAACGACCGCACCTTCGTCTTTCTGACCGTCTACGGGGCCGAATTCGACGCTTTCGAGGCCGCCCTCGAGGCGGACCCGACCGCCGCCGATCCCGTCCTGGTCGACCGGTACACGGATCGACGCGTCTACCGGATCGCCGTCGCCGATCGGACGCTGACGTTCGTCGAGCGGACGGCCGCCGTCGGCGGTCGACTGCTCGAGATGACCAGCTGCCGGGACGGCTGGTGCGTCCAGTTGCGGTTCCCGAGCCGCGACGACCTCGTCTCGTTCAACGAGTACTGTCGGGACCGCGGAATCTCGCTGACGGTGGACCACCTCCGCGTCTCGGACGACCAGGACGACGGCGTCGTCGCGCTGACCGAGAAACAGCAGGAACTGCTCGCGGTCGCCCACGAAGAGGGGTACTTCGACGTCCCCCGCGGCATCTCGCAGGACGAACTGGCGGACCGACTCGGCGTCTCGAAGTCGGCCGTCTCCCAGCGCCTTCGCCGGGCGATCGGCGAACTCTGCGAGTCGACGCTGTCCCGCCGCTAA